The following DNA comes from Bathymodiolus thermophilus thioautotrophic gill symbiont.
GGGTATTGGTCTAAATAAATTAGAAACAGGCATTCTCTTTAACGGTGTGTTTGATGATATGGATTCTGATGAGTGGAATACTGTTTATGCTACTAATGTTGGTAACGATATTGCAGTATATTACGGACCTTTTCTTGCTCAATTTAACGATAAATGGGGGGAGCCTTTCAAAAACGGACTGAAGACAGAAAGTATAGAGGAATTAAGTATATTTGAATTGCGTTTATACAAATCAATGGTTTTGTATGCAAGTATGCAAAATTCAGAACAGGGTTGGATAGAGATAGATGACGCTATGATGAATTTGCCTTACATTGATGTCAGAGTGTTTAACCAAGAATTAATGCCAACAGAGGTAAAATTAGCAAAAGGCTATGTGGCTACAAGTTCCTTTTGGTTATCCTCTTTTCTAGATGGAGACCTGAGGTTTTTAATGAGTGGCAACGACAATATGTTGTATGCAAATCTAGCGAGTAATATATATGACAATTATCAATTTGGCAACACTCTACCTTTAGGCGAGTTTCAAACAAGTAAAAAATTTACGATCTTAAATTTTGAGATTTTGGCATCAGAATTGCCAGATGGTATGTCTATTGCGCAGCTTATAGACAAGTTAAAGGGTCAAGGTTGGCTAGAGTTAATGCGTTCTGTTAGTTATTGTGCGACAGTAAAATATCCTGCCATATCCCAAAAGCAGAAGACTAGATTGGCGCAATTAACTAAAATACTTAACTTGAAATCGGGAGAACACCAGAAGTTTCTTTTAAGTGTCGACAACTTCTTGATGACTGGGATTAATAATAGAGTGTTGTTATTGTTTAATGGCATCTACAGTAAATATAGTAAACAATTTTCTGTAAAAAATAAGTCAGGCACTTTCTTATATAAAAATAAAAACAACGCTTTGTTTTTAGACTTGCAAGCAAAAAATACAAGTCAATCTAGCATTATTTCCCCATCCTTACACTTTGGCACACCTAAAATATCAGTAAGGAGTTTTTATTTTCCAAAAACAAGTGAGATGACCTTGCTCATATCAAAAAGAATATTTGCCGCTTTTTTGGCCGATGGTTTTATCAAGTTAGCTTCAGACAAATCCGATTATGGCTTTGTTGATATAGAGAAATTTACAAAAGTTATGAAGGTTAATAATTGGGAATGGATGGACACTTATCTTAATAAGAAAAGGATAGATGTTTTAGGCGAAAATAGCCTAGAGGTACTTTGTGTAATGCTTGCTTCTCCTAAAGTTTCTAGTGCATTTTTTGTTAATCCTTTGGTGAATCTATCACAAAGTGAGGCGATATACCAGGCTTTTATCGAGAAAGGCGAAAGGATAATAAGTATACGACATAGCCTCTGTCGCCAAAAAATTATTGATATGGGTATTGCAGGGGTGAGGGGAATACTGATTCGGAACAAGATTTTTATATCAGAACAAGCTCTTTATTCTATATTTGATCGAACTATCAACTGCAATTCATTGATTGCAATTTTCAATACACCTTATAGTCAGCCATTATCCAAGGTTAAATATAGTATAGATGATTGTGGAGATTTAAATTGTAATGTCATGCGTTTGGATACAAATGCTTTTGTGCGACTTAAAAAACAACTAATGACAGAGGGGATAGGCAAGACATTGTCATTAAATAATCAACAAATTCCAATAACGACAGGAAATTGGATAAGTGATTTGCAGCCCGCTAAAAATCTCAAGTTGCCTAGCCTTCTAAATGGCGATCAAGTTGACTTTGTTCGAGGGCCTTATGCTCAATATTACTGGGAATTATTTTTTCATGCTCCTATCTTGGTTGTTAAAAACTTAAGTAATCAAAATAAATTTGAGGAAGCAATTAATTGGTTAAGGCATATTTTTAATCCCTCCAAAAAGCGTAAGCATATAACAGAAAAAACTTTTTCCACTGAGGCACCCGAGCAAATTAATGCAACAACATCTGCCGCTGCTTTTAAGTTGTTACAAGAGACAAAATTAGATGAAAATCCTTATATTGATAGTAATGGTGATGTTAATAAAAATTACAAAGGCAACGAAAAATTAGATTTTTTAAAGTTAAGTGTAGTGCAAACTCGAATTATTCGAAGTATACTGAGTAATTACCACATTGTTAATCCAATTAACAGTTATTGGAACTTTGAACCTTTTCGCAATCACACCTTGCAAACTTTAAAGGACATGTTGACAAATAAGGCTTCTATACAGCGATACGAAGACAATCCTTTTGATCCATTTGCCATTGCACAACTTAGAATTGGGGCGTTTGAAAAATATGTGTTAATGTTGTATATTGATATCTTGATTCAGTGGGGAGATAGCCTATTTACTATTGATACACGCGAATCCATCAATGAGGCGACCATGCTGTATTTGTATGCCTATGATATGCTAGGCAGTAAACCAGAAAACTTGGGCAGAAAACATTCGCAAAACCCTGCCAGTTTTGCAACGATTTTAGCCAAATATGGTAAGTCAAGTGCCATTCCAGAATTTTTGATTGATATGGAAAACCATTTTCATTTTAAAAATTTGCCAGCAACAAAGATGGTAAATTATCCGTTTAATGATTTACCCAGTTATTTTTGCATACCAGAAAATAAACATCTAATAGCGCGTTGGGATACCATTGAAGATCGGTTACAAAAAATCCATAACAGCCTAGATATTAAAGGTAATTTTCAAGAACTGGCTCTATTTGCACCACCTATTAATCCTATGGATTTAGTTAGAGCGACTGCTTCGGGCGGTAATGCACTAAGTGCCAATTCTCAGAATGGTAAGACTGTGCCAATTTATCGCTTTGCCTCTATTGTGCAGTTAACTAAACAATGTATCGATAGTGTGGTGTCATTAGGTAGATTATTGGAGGGTGATTTAGAAAAATATGAAGCCGAGGATTTGTCTTTATTGCATACTACCCAAGAAGGTGTAATGTTAAACTTAATTAACAATCTTAAACAGGATAATATTGAACAAGAGGAGAATGTTTTAGGTGGGTTAAATAGTAATTTAAAATCTGCTATAGATAAGAAGCGGTATTATGACGGATTAATTAAAACAGGTATCTCTAGCTACGAAGAAACAGCGCAAGTGCTAGAAGATGTGTCCATTGGATTTGGCATTGCCTCTGGTATATCCTTTGCTGCCGCTTCATATGCCTTTGGACTTCCTCAATATGGATCGCCTTTTGCGCTAACTTATGGTGGCGTTCAGTTGGGTGGAAAATTATCAGCTATTGGTCAAACATTCTCACTTGGTGCGAGCATCTCCACTTTTGCTTCGCAAAGGGCGTTAACGGATGGTAGTTACGATAGGCGCAATCAAGAATGGGTTTTTTCTTCAGATCAAGCAGGTGACCAAATAGAAGAAATAAACAATCAAATGTTGGCCAGTAGAGTTAGAATCAAGATGACGCAACAAGAATTGGAAAACAATAAGACGCAAATTCAACAGAATCAAGTTGTCGCTGATTATTTGCATCATAAGTTTACCAATAAAGAACTTTATCAATGGCTAGCAGGCCGTATTTCTGCCTTGTATTATCAACAGTATCAGTTGGCATTAAAAACTGCGACATTGGCGCAAAAATCCTATCAGTTTGAATTAAATAGCGAACAGGAATTTATCAACATTGTGTATTGGGATACGACACATAAGGGGTTATTAGCAGGAGAAAGTTTATTGGGTAGTTTGACCACTATGGAGCAATCTTATAAAACATATTTAAAAAACAGAAAATTAGAAATAGAAAAAACCATTTCTTTGAAAGAATTTAATCCAGCGGCATTAAAGGACTTTAAGAAAGGGAAGTGTACTTTTGAATTAACGGAAAGACTGTTTGACAATGACTTTCCAGGTCATTATCAGCGTCAAGTTAAAAGTATTTCTATTAGCGTTCCAATGATTATAGGGCCTTATGAAAATTTACATGCGACTTTATTGCAATTGCATAGTGCCGTGGTATTGCAGCCTGATATTGAAGCGGTTAAATATTTGTTAAAGCAGGATGGTAGCAAGAAAAATATTCGTAATGATTGGCGTAATAATCAAAAAATTGCCATTTCTCGAGGTATTGAGGATGCAGGTGTGTTTCAACTTGATTTTAGAGATGAAATGTATTTACCATTTGAAAATACAGGTGCAGTCTCAACATGGGTATTGTCTATGCCTGTAAGTGACAACAAAGGCATTGATTACACCAGTATTTCTGATGTTATTATCAATTTGCGTTATAGTGCTATTGCTGGCAGTCCAGCCTTTACTAAAGCAGTGAGGGAGGCATTAAAACAAGGAGCGACTTACCCAGCCGCACTTTGTTATGATTTAAAGCAAAGCTTTTTGAGTAATTGGCACACCTTTATGCAGGATCATTCCGATCTTAGCAAGCAGCAACTTGAATTTTCTTTTAACTTTAATGTTAAGGGGTTGCGCTATTTTGATTTTGTAAGTCTAGATAAAGTGGTTGTTAGGATTACCACTAGCGCAGGTATTAACATTGAAAAATCAGATATATTGTCGCTTAGTATTAGAGACAAAGTGACCAAAGTTGATATTAATAATAAAATCTTAACAGACAATGGCGAATATGCAGAGATTAAAGGTTGGCGTGAGGGTGAA
Coding sequences within:
- a CDS encoding neuraminidase-like domain-containing protein; protein product: MDVKTIDLFDSVILRKHNIIQNSEEWKELARRQRLMRLNIADDTTTYLMDKGLHSANHIAAMPLSQFLELCQDFPDNKQLEDAHKAAQAIRSTTMHMMANMKNLHPSGHFASTKAFTADPELSASFKGSPSYESLFGSLDYYECSEFSSIFGPAAYLLDLMRITQIYISDTNAKTIPSGLHFFDRRPDIKELVLTENNVTTEVLKLKIVNERIDALLKKLIPEAKKDYVAWLDQAVYPFSLPFCLPLTQIRSGLDQVELDLLAIYKTLQADEKYCFRELLTLSPEQYKLITTEDVKRQTTLWDEDSLAKMQLCALFSKKADFDAKDLIDLFQQNLDLDKEKESAKNFYIGKHLAKHKAVTEHYLYIKKDSKGDFIQNLNVDSDKTVVADNLDMIGRFIRFSQYIGFSFQEADWLLNVAEFLLTGIAPYDSGANSNRIDALCGDHLTAVSKIYQLADLLEQPVVNILDGLGIVKTYGVGIGVASEAPFDIIFNGANEVPYHPSYAGNPTYKDTVQTWDLSNKEIPLSVINILSQLGLGKTELLALGKYALKVLSISNKSLPLSVENLSLLYSYSSIANWLHINIVEFVLINENLNKIQIQAQGWSNPIDDLISLVNTAMWMKKHNTNVFKVDYIINGNMSRYVDLGFSIKDFPQWLKSTRALTPLEVGKVTDETVSKLIDIIANYLNVSQEIMQALFRMNSTDWVLDFLTTDSLKDAQLPIIRFSRLLALNNFLQINTPVLLSSVNQHPESYGFKKFPASSIKVGINLTQLQNLTAFRGLQEQFNDTQNDFIRYIDKQSFMPNFNQGKGYTITNVNTITNTSKVESWSQSIAFSSDIVKNGKVSFKMGQGNTQVMFGLAVTFASTFYSTINYAIFANQGLIFVVEKGKNKMPAFGSYTTDDVLSVERYGNTVGYYKNGVLFYTSTIKETKDMYLCVTFADVGGFITNVSQSDYCLSERDGILHHLTNWDIDQVQAISSRYTKYNKDIVALIVLVNDIFSLTKHLGDDVNMLFSLADKTTTDKHANMQAASELLFAQLKSCYTTDNFQVTAQIISGKVLEKKRDVIVGAATWALRKTYTDIQSTNNLSEYLLTDVSVSAKIKTSYIKEAISAAQLYLQRVKLDVEQFIVHMEIKDIWWQWISNYRIWEANREVYLYPENYLEPSLRKNQSTLFQDFSQTILKNNITPEATQKAFEKYFQGFEQLADMKYLSSYYTEDKNQALYYFFAVSATHPPQYYYCTYSHPLNSHFDFESTGMWSSWNKIDVAIKGKNITPIYHAGKLMILWVEVEKSSTSDVSSPSSKKGGSNSGGVATNRLDVYKAKIEYIVLQGNNSWGSAQTLIPEEIVYVDDQQGIGLNKLETGILFNGVFDDMDSDEWNTVYATNVGNDIAVYYGPFLAQFNDKWGEPFKNGLKTESIEELSIFELRLYKSMVLYASMQNSEQGWIEIDDAMMNLPYIDVRVFNQELMPTEVKLAKGYVATSSFWLSSFLDGDLRFLMSGNDNMLYANLASNIYDNYQFGNTLPLGEFQTSKKFTILNFEILASELPDGMSIAQLIDKLKGQGWLELMRSVSYCATVKYPAISQKQKTRLAQLTKILNLKSGEHQKFLLSVDNFLMTGINNRVLLLFNGIYSKYSKQFSVKNKSGTFLYKNKNNALFLDLQAKNTSQSSIISPSLHFGTPKISVRSFYFPKTSEMTLLISKRIFAAFLADGFIKLASDKSDYGFVDIEKFTKVMKVNNWEWMDTYLNKKRIDVLGENSLEVLCVMLASPKVSSAFFVNPLVNLSQSEAIYQAFIEKGERIISIRHSLCRQKIIDMGIAGVRGILIRNKIFISEQALYSIFDRTINCNSLIAIFNTPYSQPLSKVKYSIDDCGDLNCNVMRLDTNAFVRLKKQLMTEGIGKTLSLNNQQIPITTGNWISDLQPAKNLKLPSLLNGDQVDFVRGPYAQYYWELFFHAPILVVKNLSNQNKFEEAINWLRHIFNPSKKRKHITEKTFSTEAPEQINATTSAAAFKLLQETKLDENPYIDSNGDVNKNYKGNEKLDFLKLSVVQTRIIRSILSNYHIVNPINSYWNFEPFRNHTLQTLKDMLTNKASIQRYEDNPFDPFAIAQLRIGAFEKYVLMLYIDILIQWGDSLFTIDTRESINEATMLYLYAYDMLGSKPENLGRKHSQNPASFATILAKYGKSSAIPEFLIDMENHFHFKNLPATKMVNYPFNDLPSYFCIPENKHLIARWDTIEDRLQKIHNSLDIKGNFQELALFAPPINPMDLVRATASGGNALSANSQNGKTVPIYRFASIVQLTKQCIDSVVSLGRLLEGDLEKYEAEDLSLLHTTQEGVMLNLINNLKQDNIEQEENVLGGLNSNLKSAIDKKRYYDGLIKTGISSYEETAQVLEDVSIGFGIASGISFAAASYAFGLPQYGSPFALTYGGVQLGGKLSAIGQTFSLGASISTFASQRALTDGSYDRRNQEWVFSSDQAGDQIEEINNQMLASRVRIKMTQQELENNKTQIQQNQVVADYLHHKFTNKELYQWLAGRISALYYQQYQLALKTATLAQKSYQFELNSEQEFINIVYWDTTHKGLLAGESLLGSLTTMEQSYKTYLKNRKLEIEKTISLKEFNPAALKDFKKGKCTFELTERLFDNDFPGHYQRQVKSISISVPMIIGPYENLHATLLQLHSAVVLQPDIEAVKYLLKQDGSKKNIRNDWRNNQKIAISRGIEDAGVFQLDFRDEMYLPFENTGAVSTWVLSMPVSDNKGIDYTSISDVIINLRYSAIAGSPAFTKAVREALKQGATYPAALCYDLKQSFLSNWHTFMQDHSDLSKQQLEFSFNFNVKGLRYFDFVSLDKVVVRITTSAGINIEKSDILSLSIRDKVTKVDINNKILTDNGEYAEIKGWREGEIDNVKDSESVDTGWATDLDLKGIDAINANWVLSFDLNAIAKDDNLKAILKDGFIDPDKLLKIEVLSLYFGRPTK